The following proteins are encoded in a genomic region of Ictalurus punctatus breed USDA103 chromosome 15, Coco_2.0, whole genome shotgun sequence:
- the kansl2 gene encoding KAT8 regulatory NSL complex subunit 2 isoform X2: MNRIRIHVLPSSRGRASQAARAHEPQTCAFTQRACSQSRIDGWDFCIKHILEDKNAPYRQCSYVSSRNSKRCQNAAPKPEKKDGVAFCAEHAHRNALALQAQMRKASSGPSPEVLLSQLSGYNRMELGTLGQDSRSEANRILDEESWSEDEQDPVVLDQTWRGDPDSEADSVDSDHEDPLKHAGVYTAEEVALITREKLIRLQSLYIDQFKRLQHLLKEKKRRYLHNRKIEHDTIGTSLLTGPEGLSMKERENLRKLKALRRYRRRYGVEALLHRQLRERRLAVTEGGTPQAHSVRPSQRCISFVEGTRCSNPCLPMTRHCVSHIYQDSSQVLFKMCPGLKDVPCDRPVHMGQSEEPRCPLHLSLPPPMYQPEQEPLAPEQLSLAPTDMYLSAAELQPTESLPLEFSDDLDVVGDEEMQCPPSPLLFDTALALEDQTIRAIAEAPMDILTSGQDPELSETDDMSAADQ, encoded by the exons ATGAACCGGATTCGGATCCACGTGCTGCCGTCCAGCAGGGGCCGAGCGTCGCAGGCCGCGCGCGCCCACGAGCCCCAGACGTGCGCGTTCACGCAGAGAGCGTGCTCTCAGTCTCGCATAGATGGCTGGGACTTCTGCATCAAGCACATCCTGGAAGACAAAAACGCTCCGTACAGGCAGTGCAGTTATGTCTCCAGTAGGAACAGCAAGCGCTGTCAAAATGCTGCGCCAAAACCAGAAAAGAAGGACGG AGTTGCATTTTGTGCAGAACATGCACACAGGAATGCTTTGGCTCTGCAGGCACAGATGCGCAAGGCGTCCTCTGGACCGTCCCCTGAGGTCCTGCTGTCTCAGCTCAGTGGCTACAACAGGATGGAGTTGGGCACTCTCGGTCAAGATAGCCGCAGTGAAGCCAACCGCATTCTAG ACGAAGAGAGCTGGAGTGAAGACGAGCAGGACCCGGTGGTGCTCGATCAGACGTGGAGAGGAGATCCTGACAGCGAAGCAGACAGCGTAGACAGCGACCATGAAGATCCTCTCAA GCATGCTGGGGTGTACACTGCCGAAGAAGTTGCCCTGATCACGCGTGAAAAGCTCATCAGACTCCAGTCACTCTACATAGACCAGTTTAAGCGTCTGCAGCACTTGctgaaggagaaaaagagacgCTACTTACATAACCGCAAGATCGAGCATGACACGATAG GCACCAGTCTTTTAACAGGACCTGAGGGTCTGTCCatgaaagagagggaaaatcTGAGGAAGCTGAAGGCGTTACGTCGCTACCGGCGGCGCTACGGAGTGGAGGCTCTGCTACACAGGCAACTCCGGGAGCGCAGACTGGCTGTTACTGAGGGAGGAACCCCACAG GCTCACTCGGTACGCCCCAGCCAGAGGTGCATTTCCTTTGTGGAGGGGACGCGATGTTCAAATCCCTGTCTGCCGATGACCCGACACTGCGTGTCTC ATATTTACCAAGACAGTAGCCAGGTGTTGTTTAAGATGTGCCCAGGCCTAAAGGATGTGCCCTGTGACAGGCCGGTGCACATGGGTCAGTCAGAGGAGCCACGATGCCCGCTGCATCTCTCCCTGCCTCCCCCCATGTACCAGCCCGAGCAGGAGCCACTGGCACCGGAGCAGCTCTCTTTAGCACCAACAGACATGTACCTGAGTGCCGCCGAGCTTCAGCCTACAGAGAGCCTGCCACTCGAGTTCAGCGAT GATCTGGATGTGGTAGGTGATGAGGAGATGCAGTGCCCTCCGTCACCACTCCTCTTCGACACTGCCCTTGCGCTGGAAGACCAGACCATCCGTGCCATTGCAGAGGCTCCTATGGACATTCTTACCTCAGGACAGGACCCCGAGCTCTCTGAAACGGACGACATGTCTGCAGCAGACCAG tag
- the kansl2 gene encoding KAT8 regulatory NSL complex subunit 2 isoform X1, whose translation MNRIRIHVLPSSRGRASQAARAHEPQTCAFTQRACSQSRIDGWDFCIKHILEDKNAPYRQCSYVSSRNSKRCQNAAPKPEKKDGVAFCAEHAHRNALALQAQMRKASSGPSPEVLLSQLSGYNRMELGTLGQDSRSEANRILDEESWSEDEQDPVVLDQTWRGDPDSEADSVDSDHEDPLKHAGVYTAEEVALITREKLIRLQSLYIDQFKRLQHLLKEKKRRYLHNRKIEHDTIGTSLLTGPEGLSMKERENLRKLKALRRYRRRYGVEALLHRQLRERRLAVTEGGTPQAHSVRPSQRCISFVEGTRCSNPCLPMTRHCVSHIYQDSSQVLFKMCPGLKDVPCDRPVHMGQSEEPRCPLHLSLPPPMYQPEQEPLAPEQLSLAPTDMYLSAAELQPTESLPLEFSDDLDVVGDEEMQCPPSPLLFDTALALEDQTIRAIAEAPMDILTSGQDPELSETDDMSAADQLGKVQFVC comes from the exons ATGAACCGGATTCGGATCCACGTGCTGCCGTCCAGCAGGGGCCGAGCGTCGCAGGCCGCGCGCGCCCACGAGCCCCAGACGTGCGCGTTCACGCAGAGAGCGTGCTCTCAGTCTCGCATAGATGGCTGGGACTTCTGCATCAAGCACATCCTGGAAGACAAAAACGCTCCGTACAGGCAGTGCAGTTATGTCTCCAGTAGGAACAGCAAGCGCTGTCAAAATGCTGCGCCAAAACCAGAAAAGAAGGACGG AGTTGCATTTTGTGCAGAACATGCACACAGGAATGCTTTGGCTCTGCAGGCACAGATGCGCAAGGCGTCCTCTGGACCGTCCCCTGAGGTCCTGCTGTCTCAGCTCAGTGGCTACAACAGGATGGAGTTGGGCACTCTCGGTCAAGATAGCCGCAGTGAAGCCAACCGCATTCTAG ACGAAGAGAGCTGGAGTGAAGACGAGCAGGACCCGGTGGTGCTCGATCAGACGTGGAGAGGAGATCCTGACAGCGAAGCAGACAGCGTAGACAGCGACCATGAAGATCCTCTCAA GCATGCTGGGGTGTACACTGCCGAAGAAGTTGCCCTGATCACGCGTGAAAAGCTCATCAGACTCCAGTCACTCTACATAGACCAGTTTAAGCGTCTGCAGCACTTGctgaaggagaaaaagagacgCTACTTACATAACCGCAAGATCGAGCATGACACGATAG GCACCAGTCTTTTAACAGGACCTGAGGGTCTGTCCatgaaagagagggaaaatcTGAGGAAGCTGAAGGCGTTACGTCGCTACCGGCGGCGCTACGGAGTGGAGGCTCTGCTACACAGGCAACTCCGGGAGCGCAGACTGGCTGTTACTGAGGGAGGAACCCCACAG GCTCACTCGGTACGCCCCAGCCAGAGGTGCATTTCCTTTGTGGAGGGGACGCGATGTTCAAATCCCTGTCTGCCGATGACCCGACACTGCGTGTCTC ATATTTACCAAGACAGTAGCCAGGTGTTGTTTAAGATGTGCCCAGGCCTAAAGGATGTGCCCTGTGACAGGCCGGTGCACATGGGTCAGTCAGAGGAGCCACGATGCCCGCTGCATCTCTCCCTGCCTCCCCCCATGTACCAGCCCGAGCAGGAGCCACTGGCACCGGAGCAGCTCTCTTTAGCACCAACAGACATGTACCTGAGTGCCGCCGAGCTTCAGCCTACAGAGAGCCTGCCACTCGAGTTCAGCGAT GATCTGGATGTGGTAGGTGATGAGGAGATGCAGTGCCCTCCGTCACCACTCCTCTTCGACACTGCCCTTGCGCTGGAAGACCAGACCATCCGTGCCATTGCAGAGGCTCCTATGGACATTCTTACCTCAGGACAGGACCCCGAGCTCTCTGAAACGGACGACATGTCTGCAGCAGACCAG cTTGGAAAAGTGCAGTTCGTGTGCTAA
- the kansl2 gene encoding KAT8 regulatory NSL complex subunit 2 isoform X3, with protein sequence MNRIRIHVLPSSRGRASQAARAHEPQTCAFTQRACSQSRIDGWDFCIKHILEDKNAPYRQCSYVSSRNSKRCQNAAPKPEKKDGVAFCAEHAHRNALALQAQMRKASSGPSPEVLLSQLSGYNRMELGTLGQDSRSEANRILDEESWSEDEQDPVVLDQTWRGDPDSEADSVDSDHEDPLKHAGVYTAEEVALITREKLIRLQSLYIDQFKRLQHLLKEKKRRYLHNRKIEHDTIGTSLLTGPEGLSMKERENLRKLKALRRYRRRYGVEALLHRQLRERRLAVTEGGTPQAHSVRPSQRCISFVEGTRCSNPCLPMTRHCVSHIYQDSSQVLFKMCPGLKDVPCDRPVHMGQSEEPRCPLHLSLPPPMYQPEQEPLAPEQLSLAPTDMYLSAAELQPTESLPLEFSDVRLTSFGVVGHLGCLFK encoded by the exons ATGAACCGGATTCGGATCCACGTGCTGCCGTCCAGCAGGGGCCGAGCGTCGCAGGCCGCGCGCGCCCACGAGCCCCAGACGTGCGCGTTCACGCAGAGAGCGTGCTCTCAGTCTCGCATAGATGGCTGGGACTTCTGCATCAAGCACATCCTGGAAGACAAAAACGCTCCGTACAGGCAGTGCAGTTATGTCTCCAGTAGGAACAGCAAGCGCTGTCAAAATGCTGCGCCAAAACCAGAAAAGAAGGACGG AGTTGCATTTTGTGCAGAACATGCACACAGGAATGCTTTGGCTCTGCAGGCACAGATGCGCAAGGCGTCCTCTGGACCGTCCCCTGAGGTCCTGCTGTCTCAGCTCAGTGGCTACAACAGGATGGAGTTGGGCACTCTCGGTCAAGATAGCCGCAGTGAAGCCAACCGCATTCTAG ACGAAGAGAGCTGGAGTGAAGACGAGCAGGACCCGGTGGTGCTCGATCAGACGTGGAGAGGAGATCCTGACAGCGAAGCAGACAGCGTAGACAGCGACCATGAAGATCCTCTCAA GCATGCTGGGGTGTACACTGCCGAAGAAGTTGCCCTGATCACGCGTGAAAAGCTCATCAGACTCCAGTCACTCTACATAGACCAGTTTAAGCGTCTGCAGCACTTGctgaaggagaaaaagagacgCTACTTACATAACCGCAAGATCGAGCATGACACGATAG GCACCAGTCTTTTAACAGGACCTGAGGGTCTGTCCatgaaagagagggaaaatcTGAGGAAGCTGAAGGCGTTACGTCGCTACCGGCGGCGCTACGGAGTGGAGGCTCTGCTACACAGGCAACTCCGGGAGCGCAGACTGGCTGTTACTGAGGGAGGAACCCCACAG GCTCACTCGGTACGCCCCAGCCAGAGGTGCATTTCCTTTGTGGAGGGGACGCGATGTTCAAATCCCTGTCTGCCGATGACCCGACACTGCGTGTCTC ATATTTACCAAGACAGTAGCCAGGTGTTGTTTAAGATGTGCCCAGGCCTAAAGGATGTGCCCTGTGACAGGCCGGTGCACATGGGTCAGTCAGAGGAGCCACGATGCCCGCTGCATCTCTCCCTGCCTCCCCCCATGTACCAGCCCGAGCAGGAGCCACTGGCACCGGAGCAGCTCTCTTTAGCACCAACAGACATGTACCTGAGTGCCGCCGAGCTTCAGCCTACAGAGAGCCTGCCACTCGAGTTCAGCGATGTACGATTAACTTCATTTGGAGTCGTTGGTCATCTAGGATGTCTGTTTAAATGA